From the genome of Streptococcus marmotae, one region includes:
- a CDS encoding KAP family P-loop NTPase fold protein, which produces MFKKKQISFTDSPTAQDKFGIGKYITGLSNFIKKCEAPLTIAVQGDWGTGKTSIIYQVRNILEREGIKSIFFNTWQYSQFDMDTHLPISLIYDLTREISSEKDKSVKEFLANIASLLTRSVAYSDLPYLNMEKISDDLTDKVKDTFEKNDNIKSLVENWNKIVEDSLKNEKYKKIVIFIDDLDRLVPSRAVEILEVLKLFLESKNCVFVLAIDYDVIVTGVKNKYGDDVDSAKGRAFFDKLIQVPFTVPVAHYNIENYIRDSINNLNLTNTKWDEATIKRQIIPLIKYSIGTNPRSINRLLNSFSLLLNIFEDATKDKSNRELMLFALVCMQYAYENQYLQLVESLKEDFPPRKDVIKGIIKKYKQEGNDLVDEFQNFMQILEELISNDTDDTTFIQLFDMSETVSTGNLNKKQNHSPNEDVQYVIRKLFNKMTTGQGFSLDEPTLFGTEKKEDRISNKVEIENISKLELTRGKGQGIYIYFRGSDKKQAIYFSGDTYGNWTGPMLDGVDIQSSELKDFPAAELRDNEDKFEAFYEKLMEKIKEVIDKDNKN; this is translated from the coding sequence ATGTTCAAAAAGAAGCAAATATCTTTTACAGATAGTCCTACAGCTCAAGATAAATTTGGGATAGGGAAATATATCACTGGTCTTTCTAATTTTATTAAGAAGTGTGAAGCACCATTAACTATCGCTGTTCAAGGTGATTGGGGTACGGGTAAAACAAGTATTATTTATCAAGTTAGAAATATTCTGGAAAGGGAGGGAATTAAATCTATATTTTTTAATACCTGGCAGTATTCTCAATTTGATATGGATACTCACTTGCCAATTTCGTTGATTTATGATTTAACGAGGGAAATTTCATCAGAAAAAGATAAGAGTGTAAAAGAATTTCTTGCCAATATAGCTTCATTACTTACAAGAAGCGTTGCCTATTCTGATCTGCCTTATTTAAATATGGAGAAAATTTCTGATGATTTGACAGACAAAGTCAAAGATACATTCGAAAAGAATGATAATATTAAATCATTAGTAGAGAATTGGAATAAAATTGTAGAAGATAGTTTGAAGAATGAAAAATATAAAAAAATAGTGATTTTTATAGATGACTTAGATAGGCTAGTCCCATCAAGAGCTGTTGAAATACTTGAAGTGCTCAAGTTGTTCCTTGAATCGAAGAATTGTGTTTTTGTCCTGGCGATAGATTATGATGTAATTGTTACTGGGGTTAAAAATAAATATGGAGATGATGTTGATTCAGCAAAAGGTAGAGCCTTTTTTGATAAATTAATACAAGTACCTTTTACTGTTCCGGTTGCACATTATAATATTGAGAATTACATTAGAGATTCGATTAATAATCTTAATTTGACGAATACGAAATGGGATGAAGCAACAATAAAGCGACAGATTATTCCATTGATTAAATACTCAATTGGAACAAATCCTAGGAGTATCAATCGCTTATTGAATTCTTTTAGTCTTCTGTTAAACATTTTTGAAGATGCGACTAAAGATAAATCAAATAGAGAATTGATGCTTTTTGCACTTGTATGCATGCAATATGCGTATGAAAATCAATATCTACAGCTGGTAGAAAGTCTAAAAGAAGATTTTCCTCCCAGAAAGGATGTCATTAAGGGTATAATTAAAAAATATAAACAAGAGGGGAATGATTTAGTAGATGAATTTCAAAATTTTATGCAAATTTTAGAGGAACTCATTAGCAACGATACAGATGATACTACTTTTATTCAATTATTTGATATGTCCGAGACAGTTTCTACTGGCAATTTAAATAAAAAGCAAAATCATTCGCCTAATGAGGATGTTCAATATGTAATCAGAAAATTATTCAATAAAATGACTACCGGTCAGGGATTTTCGCTAGATGAACCAACTCTGTTTGGGACTGAAAAAAAAGAAGATCGAATCTCTAATAAAGTGGAGATTGAAAATATTTCTAAACTTGAATTAACGAGAGGTAAGGGGCAGGGAATTTATATATATTTTAGAGGTTCTGATAAGAAGCAAGCTATTTATTTTTCTGGAGATACATACGGTAACTGGACAGGACCAATGCTCGATGGAGTGG